The genomic DNA GCACCCTGATGGCCGCGATCCGCAGCATAACGCAGTGCCTTGATCGCTTCGTCCTTGTGACCATTCTTGTATGCGGAAAAGCCGAACTTGAAGAGTTCAAACGGGCTTCTCGACTTTTCGGAATCGTCATTAAGGTCGAAAGCAAAGGCGCTGTTACAGGCAATGGCCAAGCCGAGAGCCATAGCAAGGGCGCTATATGAAAAACTGCGGATACGCATCACAACGCTGGTCTTTCACATTCAGAGGAAACATTCATAGAGGACAGAATGCACGCTGTTTTCGTCAAGACTGAGACCCGATCTTGGCCGAAAAAAGCCTTACCATCATTGGAAAGAATAAAGGGTGCGCGAACAGGGGTGATCCTGTTCCTAATCCGTTTGCTGTGCAACAACGCGCCCTTCGTCATTCCTGCCTATCCTGCTGGAGCCTGACAGCTCTCAATACTTTGGTGGCTTCTGCCTTTCCATGATCGGTGACGCCAGTTTGTGGCGGGAAATGGGCAAAATGTGCCTGAGCTCTTTCTAACCTAAAGCAACGGTAAAGACTGTTGCTAATTGACAACAAACTGACTGTTGTTCCGATCAACAATCTGCTCTTGTTGACGTCAGCGACCGGAGCTCGCAGTCTGCGCAAAATGAAGGATGCCGGGGAGTCGCGAAGCTATCTATGAGCAAATACCGTCGCCCTTACAGACGTCCCTATCGTCCGGCTCGCAAAAGCAACAGCATAAGCTTTCGCAGTATCTTATTGACTATATTACTATTTTCTTTTTTAGCCGTGCTTATCACCTATCTGCCAATCCAATCAGCGCCTAAAGAGGCATTGAACGGGCCGGTCTATGTGATTGATGGCGATACTGTCGTTCTCAGCAAGAAACATATACGTCTCAAGGGTATCGACGCACCGGAGATGCAACAGCAGTGTGTTCGGGCAGAAACCCCTTACGATTGCGGCAAGGAAGCCCGCAACATCTTGCGGGCCAGAATCGGGAAGTCCTCGATTCGGTGCGAGAAAGAGGGACGAGATCAGTATAATCGCGACCTGGCGCGCTGTTATCTTGGGGAAACCGACCTCAATCGCTGGATGGTTGAACAGGGCTGGGCCGTCTCCTACGGCGATTATCAGCGCGAGGAACGCGACGCCCGCCGCAACCGGCGCGGTATCTGGGCCGGTCAGTTTGAGCAACCGTCCCTATGGCGCAAGGACCATCGCGATCTTGAAATTGAACAGCCGTCCGGCCGCGAACCGTTGCTGGCTGTAATCGGCGATGGCTTTACCTATATTAGGGAACATATTCGAACCTTCATCGAAATGATCCTGCCCCGAAACTGATAGTATTCATGGAAAAACTGGACGAACTCAGTCACTCGATCCGGGCTTGCCGTATCTGTCGCGACACACCGCAGTTTCCGCCGCCCCTACCGCACGAGCCCAATCCCGTCTGCATCGTCTCGGATACAGCGAGAATTGCCATTTGCGGTCAGGCTCCCGGCATTCGCGTGCATAACACCTCCCTGCCGTTCAACGACCCGTCCGGCGATCGCCTGCGGCAATGGCTCGGCGTCTCACGAGAGGAGTTTTATGATCCGTCACGCTTTGCCATCGTCCCGATGGGCTTCTGCTTTCCCGGCTATGACAAGCATGGCGGTGATCTCCCGCCGCGCCGCGAATGCCGCCAGACCTGGCATGACCGTGTTTTCGCGGCAATGCCGCAGCTGGAATTCATTCTGGTCGTAGGACAATACGCTCTTGCCTATCACCTGCCCGATTATCGGGGCCGCAATCTGACTGAAACCGTCAGGAACTGGCGGTATTTCTTGGAGACACCCAATCCGGCGGGTCGAATCGCCCTGCCCTTGCCGCACCCATCCTGGCGCAACAGCGGCTGGCTCAAGCGAAATCCATGGTTCGATGCTGAAGTTGTGCCCATTCTTCAGGCAAAAGTGCGAGACCTCATCCAAGACGATAAATAATTTTTACTCCATTCGTTTTCATCAGAATATTTTTCCTGTAACTTCGGATCATTGCGAACCATAAGGTATGACGTTTCACCTATTCGCACAGTTCGGGAAACGATTTCTAAAACCGGGAACGGAAACGCATGGACAGGCTCGACAGGAAGATACTGCGCTTATTGCAGGAAGACGCGACACTTGCGGTGGCAGACGTTGCCAAGAAAGTTGGCCTTTCCACGACGCCATGCTGGCGCCGCATCCAGAAACTTGAAGAAGATGGCGTCATCAAGCGCCGTGTCGCCATTCTCGATCCGATCCGCGTCAATGCGCGGGTGACGGTGTTCGTATCGGTGCGCACAAGCTCCCACAGCCATGAATGGCTGAAGCGCTTTTCTGAAGTGGTTCAGGAATTCCCTGAAGTCATCGAATTCTACCGCATGAGCGGTGATGTGGATTATCTGCTTCGTGTAGCCGTGCCGGACATCGGCGCTTATGACGCTTTCTACAAGCGCCTCATCAGCAAGATCGAAATTCGCGACGTGTCTTCGTCCTTCGCCATGGAGCAGATCAAGTACACCACCGAATTGCCGCTCGACTACATGGTGCTCGACAAAGACAACAACTGATGTTTTTAAGCTATTGATTTAAAAGAAAAGCCCGCCAAATGGCGGGCTTTTTGACGATGCGGTGACCGTTATTTCGAACCGGATATTCCAGCCTGTTCGAACGTGGCCATGCCGCTGTGGCACAGCGCTGCCGCCTTGACGATACTGGCTGCGAGCGCCGCACCGGTTCCTTCACCAAGGCGCATTCCCATATCAAGAAGCGGCTGCTTGCCCATCTTCTCCAGAAGCTTGCGATGGCCCGGCTCGGCAGAAACATGGCCAAACAGGCAATGGTCGATGGCTTCCGGATTGGCGGCATAGAGAACAGCTGCGGCAGCGCTTGCCACAAAACCGTCGACGATGACCGGAATTTTCTCCATGCGCGCCGCCAGAATTGCACCGGCCATGGCTGCGATTTCACGACCGCCGAGACGGCTCAGCACTTCCAGCGGGTCCTGCAGGTGTGCCTGATGGAGGGCTACGGCCTGACGAACGGCGGCGAGCTTGCGCTGCAGCAGTTCACCCGTTGAGCCCGTGCCCGGCCCTACCCAGTCTTCCGCCGTACCACCGAAGAGCGCCAGCGCGATCGCTGCGGCAATCGTGGTATTACCGATACCCATTTCGCCGATGCATAGGAGATCGGTTCCACCGGCAATCGCTTCCATGCCGAAAGCCATAGTCGCGGCGCAGGTGCGCTCATCCATGGCCGGTTCTTCGGTAATGTCACCGGTTGGATGCTCCAGCGCCAGATCGAAAACCTTTAGCCCAAGATCGTTGGCAATGCAGATCTGGTTGATGGCTGCGCCACCGGCGGCGAAATTCTCGACCATCTGTGCCGTGACACTTGGCGGAAATGGCGTGATGTTCTTGGCCGTAACCCCGTGATTGCCAGCAAACACCGCGACCAGCGGGCGATTGATCTGCGGTGTGCGCTTGCCAGTCCATGCGGCAAGCCATGCCACGATGTCTTCCATGCGTCCGAGCGAACCGGCGGGCTTGGTTAGTGTAGCCTCACGCTCGCGAACGGCCCTTTCCGCTCCGAGATCAGGCCCCGGTAGATTTCGGATCAATTCTCGGAAATCGTCAAAAGGTAGGCCGCTGGCGCTCATAAGTTCAGTCCAATCAATGATGGGAGGTGTAAATTCGTTGGGCTCGTCCTATAAGCACTGACGCGAATTTTCAAATCACCTCTTTGAGTTGAAGCAACATTGAGGCGAATTATCGCGGAAATCCATTTCGGGAAACAAAGTGGAACAGTCACTTGCAGCGAAATAGTCTCATTGGCGACACGATCCGGAGTCTGGGCTTTCTAAGCCGCCTGCCGCTTCCGCAGAGATGGTTCGAGGATGGCGATGATTCGTTGCCGCGCAATGCCCGTGCCTTTCCGCTCGCGGGAGCGGTTCTGGGCCTGCTGGCAGGCGCGGTGCTTTTCATGGCCTATAAAGTGAACCTGCCACCCCTTGCCTGCGCGATGCTCGCAATTGGCGCTCTGGCGGCGATGACCGGCGCGCTCCATGAAGACGGTCTGGGCGATACTGCTGACGGTTTCTTCGGTGCTTCTTCGCCTGATCGTCGGCTGGATATCATGAAAGATTCCCGCATCGGGACTTTCGCGGCGCTGACGCTGATTGTCTTCGTCGGTTTGAAAGCGGCTCTACTGATGACAATCATCGACCGCGCAGGCGCGGGATACGCAGCACTTGCGCTGGTCGGCTGCGAGGCGGCAAGCCGATCAGGCATGCTGGCATTCTGGCACGCCCTTCCTTCCGCGCGTCCCGGTGGACTGTCTGACAGTGTTGGCCAGCCACAATGGGAGACCGTAGTTTGCGGTTTCGGGATTGGGTTGGCCTTTCTTGTCTTCACGCTCATTCCAGCGGGCGGATTTCTCTCGCTCATCAATGCGCTTGTGCTGGCGACGGGTCTGCTTTTCGGCTTTGCCAGACTTTGCATCGCAAAAATCGGCGGGCAGACGGGTGACACGCTAGGCGCGGCGCAGCAGATCGGTTCGGTTGCCGTCCTCGCCGGGCTTGTCATGGCCCTTTGATGCAACCACATTGCATTCATGGACACGACAACCATCGAATCCCCGTGCATATTGGTTTGCACGATAGATACGGAAACCGGCTTCTGTCTCGGCTGTGCCCGGACGCTGGATGAAATCGCACGCTGGTCCAGCATGAGTGCAGAAGAGCGAATGGCCGTCTGGGCGCTTCTCGCCGACAGGCATGAGATTATTGTAGAAAAGAGAATTGGCTGATGGGGCGCTTTTTCTGGCTCATTATTGCGGCAGTCGCGATTGTTGTCCTGCTGCTGATGTCCAACAATGACAGCGGCTCAACGCTTGGCATGGACAATGACGTGTTTGCCCGCGCAGCCTATCTGGGCATTTGGGGCGTCGTGCTTGCCGCTGGCTTGCTCGGCTCCGGCATCAAGCTGACCGACTTCGCGCGCAATATGGCCATGTGGGCCGTAATTATCCTCGGTCTCGTCGCTGGCTACCAGTATCGTTATGAGCTGCAGGATGTCGCGAGCCGGGTCACGGCCGGGCTAATCCCCGGCAGTCCTATTTCAGGCCGCAATGCCGATGGTGCCCTGACTGTCACGCTTGCAAAGGCTGCAAACGGTCATTTCGAGGTCAACGGGCGCGTAAACGGCGAACGCGTTCACTTTCTGGTCGATACCGGCGCATCTTCGGTCGTCCTGTCCCAACAAGATGCAGAGCGCGCGGGCATAGACACGGCCTCGCTCAACTATTCCGTTCCGATCATGACGGCCAATGGCACGGCAAGTGCAGCAGTCATCAATATTGCTACATTGCAGATTGGCGATATCGAACGCCAGAATGTGCGCGCCATGGTGACGAAGGAAGGCCTGATGACAGGCAGCCTGCTCGGCATGAACTTCCTGCAAACCCTCGGCGGGTTCACTGTCCGCGGCGACCAGCTTATTCTGATTGATTAGAGCGCATCCCGAAAAGTGTGAAACGGTTTTCGGATAAGATGCGCGTCAAAACAAATACTGAGAGCGCCGATCTGATCCAATCAGATCGAAACGTATTCTAAGCAGCTTCTGCTGCCGCTTCAGTCACGACGGCATAGGCCTGACGCAGCACGTCGCTGTTTGCGCCCGGCTTGGTGGCGTCTGTCGAAAGGATTTGCCGCCAGCGCCGCGCGCCCGGCTGTCCGGTAAAAAGCCCGACCATATGGCGGCTCACATGCGAAAGCCTGCCGCCTGTCGCGATATGGCGATCAGTGTAAGCGCACATGTCATCGATGATATCAGCGATCGAGGTATCTGCCTGATCGCCGCCATAAAGGCGCGCATCCACCTCCGCCAAAATCTCGGGGTTATGGTAAGCGGCGCGACCGAGCATCACCGCATCGACCGTCTGCAAGTGCTGCTCTGCTTCGTCCAGTGTATTGATCCCCCCGTTGATGCCGACGAAAACATCACCAAGCCGCGCCTTGAGGCGATAGACGCGATCATAGTCGAGCGGTGGAATCTCGCGGTTTTCCTTCGGCGACAGTCCTTTCAGCCAGGCCTTGCGGGCATGGACCCAAAGCGCATCAGCACCAGCATCAAGTGTCAGATCGGCCAAAGTATCGAGTGCAACTTCCACATCCTGATCGTCAACGCCAATACGGCATTTGACGGTAACGGGCACGGAAACGGCCTCTTTCATTGCAGAGACGCAACGCGCCACCACATCCGGGGTCTGCATGAGGCAGGCTCCGAATGTACCTGACTGCACGCGATCCGACGGGCAACCGACATTGAGATTGATTTCATCATAGCCGTAATCGGCGCCGATCTTCGCAGCTTCTTTCAGCTTCACCGGATCGGAACCGCCTAACTGCAGCGCCACAGGATGTTCAGCAGTGTCGAAACCCAGCAACCGGTCGCGTGGGCCGTGAATGATGGCATCCGCCACGACCATTTCAGTATAGAGCAATGCCTGCTTCGAAAAGAGCCGGTGAAAGTAGCGGCAATGTCTGTCCGACCAGTCAATCATGGGCGCAACAGCAAAGCGCACATCCGGATAGTTGCGTGTTTTTGATTTTATTTCAGTCATTTATACAACAATCCTGAGAATGCGATTCAGTCGCAATCGGCGCTTTCGGCATTTATTTGAATTCGGAAGGGTGCCAAAAGCCACAATTGATCGAAATGATCAAGTTTCGCCAATATTGCAGTCGCTCCTCAATATAGTGAGCCGAAGCGAATTTTCATACCCGATGTGGGGACTCTGGCTGCTCCAAAGACTGTCTTCTCACCCAATAAACATTATGATCAATCACGGAAGCATTCTCCCGATTCTCATCTGCGTAGTTAAAGGACATTCAGCGTGACCTCCTTTTCCCCTTTCGGCAAATCATTCGATGCGTTTCTTTTCGACATGGACGGTACGATATTGAGTTCCATTGAAGCGACCGAACGTGTGTGGAGCGAATGGGCGATACGTCATGGCATTGATCCAGTCACATTCCTGCCGACGATCCATGGTGTCCGGGCAGTCGAAACCGTCCGCCGCCTTGCTCTGCCGGGCGTGGACCCGATCCGCGAGGCAGAGATATTGTTTCAGGCCGAGATGGCCGATCTGGACGGCATTGCACCTATCGACGGCGCGTATGACTTTCTCAGTTCATTGCCGCAAGACCGTTGGGCAATCGTGACCTCGGCGCCACTTGAACTTGCTACCCGCCGCGTCGCCGCGGCAGGACTGCCGATGCCAAAGACCATCGTTTCCGCCGAAGATGTAGAGCGTGGCAAGCCGAGCCCCGAATGTTTCCAGCTTGGCGCGAAACGACTTGGTTTCGATCCGCACAATTGCCTTGTGTTCGAGGATGCGCCAGCCGGTATCGTTGCCGGAGAAACTGCCGGTGCGAGCGTTGTCGTGGTCACCGCAACGCATCCGCACTCCCCAAAGACATCCCATCTGAGCATTGAAAGCTATCGCTCTCTGCGGCTCGATATTCTGGATGATGGCAGACTGGTGCTCGAACCGACCACGCCCATCTCGGTGGGTTAGAGCATAATCCGACCGGAGTGAAACGAGGATCGATAAGATTATGCTTGAAATAGAAATATTTAGAGCGTCGGTCTGATCCAATCAGATCGATGCTCTAAATAACCCGCCGTCCCTCTCGCCAGACGGTGCGGATGATCGGAACGTGATCGGCAATCTGCACACGAACCAGATCAGCCCGTTTGCCGGCAACAATCTCGCCGCGATCATCCAGCCCTACCGCTTTGGCGGGGTTGGCGGAAACCAGACGAATGGCTTGCGGCAGCGAGATATTCTCGACGACATCAGCTAGAAAAAAAGCCGACTGCATCATGCTGGCCGGGATATAATCCGACGATATGATATCGAGATGCCCGGCTTCGACCAGCTCGCGCGCAGACACATTTCCCGAATGCGAACCGCCGCGTACGACATTCGGCGCTCCCATAAGCACCGACATTCCGGAATCTTTTGACGCTTTCGCAGCTGTATGTGTCGTGGGAAATTCCGCGACGCGTATTCCCTGTGCCTGTGCTTCCGCGACATGCTCTGTCGTCGCGTCATCGTGGCTCGCCAGAATAACCCCGCGCTGGTGGCACAATTCGGCAATCGCCTTGCGTGTCGGCGCGGAATATTGCTGGGACTGCCCGATACGCCGCTCGCAATAGAGCCGGAATTCTTCTTCCGAGAATTTCAGCTTGCGAATAAAATATGTCTTGTAGGTTTCGATATCCGTGAACTGACGCTGCCCCGGCGCGTGATCCATCAGCGACACCAGCCTGACCAGCGCCTGATTGCCAAACTGTTCGAAGGCAGGAAGGCAGTCGGGTGCGGAAACCTCGCAACGCAAATGCAGGAAATGGTCGGCGCGCAAACGGCCCGCATCGCGGCCTTCGGCAATTGCCGACGATAGCTTGCGCATATCGTCGATACCCGTTTCGGCGTCGTCATCAAAGCCAATGCGCAATGCGTCGAAAACGGTGGTAATCCCTGAGGCGGCAATCTGGGCATCATGCGCCTGTACGGCGGCAATAGGGTTCCAGCGCACCTTTGGGCGCGGAGCATAGTGTCCTTCGAGATGATCTGTGTGCAGTTCCACCAGTCCCGGCGTCAGGAAGTCGCCTTCCATATCGTCGCCGACACTGGAGGTGCCGGTAGAGATATCGGCGATCTTGCCGTCGACGAGCTTCAGCGAACCGAGAACGACATCGTCGGAGAGCACGATACGGGCGTTGCGCAGAACCGTTTCATTTCCCATTGCTTACGGCCTCCCAACCGCTCGTGAGGCCCGAGCAGACGCAACCTTACCACCGGTCAGAGGATGCAGCGAATGAATCTCGAAAGGAGCCCCTTTCTCAGGTTCCACGAACAGAGCGAGATTCGCAACCTCTACGGCGTCGTCCAGCAGCGGCGTAAAGAATTCGTCCAGCGTCCGCTCCACGCGGGCGCGGTCTTTCTCCTCAACCGGGCCGGTCAGGGTCATGTGAAAGCGGAACTCCTCGAACACATAAGGATAGCCCCAGCGTTCGATGTTGTGCCGCTGTGTCTCGCTGAGACGCTCCGGCCGCCGCTTTGCAATTTCCGCCTCAGTGAGCGGTGCGCGAAACCGGTCGAAGGCAACGACAACATCATTGGCGAGCTGGTTCAGCTCAGCAACCGGCTCTTCCGGCACGAGCGCGAAGAACGGGCCAATTGCATGCAGCTTCAAACGGGGAATGACGACCGGTGACGCCGACGATGCGAAATGCATCAATGCGGAAAGCAGGTCATTTTCAGTATGCTCTTCATCCAGACGGAACGGCGCTTTCATGGTCGCATGAAAACCATAACGGCGCGGCTCTTCGGTCAGCTGGGCGATTTCAGCGGTCGCGAGTGAGCGAATCGCAGGCATTTTGACCGGCTCCCCGCTGAACGCATTGCGCCCGAGCCAGTTTGCGGCAACCTTCAAAAGCGCATCATTGGATGGCGGCGTGAAATAAATCGCATAACGCATGTCAAATCCTTAGGCGAGGTTCGCTACACGACGTCAGCGGAACTCCAAAATATCAGGTAATGCATCGTGCTTTTGAAAAGCTATCCCGATTTTGAGGGCGATGCAGTCGGGGGATGCTTACACAATGAATGTGGCAAGTCGATAAAGGCTGGATGACTACCGACAAACCAATTTTACATAGCGGCAAATTAGTATAGGCGTTAGCCCCATTGGAAGTGAGGAGACTGACATGGGCGGATTTGCGTCTATCGGCGAATGCATGATCGAGCTTTCAGGCAATGAAGGCGATCAATGGCGCATGGGTTTTGCGGGTGATACGCTGAACACCGCCTGGTACATGCGGGCACTGATGGAGAAATCCTACCCTGTCGAATATGTGACCGCTTTCGGCGAAGACAGCTTCTCCCAGAAGCAGCGCGTATTCCTGACATCAAATGGAATCGGAATCGCCCATAGCCCCATTATTGACGGGCTTCATCCCGGTCTTTACGCAATCACGCTCAACGGCGCCGAGCGTTCCTTCACCTACTGGCGGAGCGACGCCGCCGCAAGGCGTCTCGCCAGCGACCGCGAAGCCCTGGAAAAAAGCCTGACCGGCCGTGACATCATCTATTTTTCGGGCATTTCAATCGCCATCATCCTGCCCGAGCATCGCGACACGTTTTTCGATGTCTTGCGGAAGTGCCGCGCCGCCGGCTCACGAATCGCATTCGATCCGAATTTCCGCCACCAGCTCTGGCCTGACCGGAAAGTTGCGCAGGAGATCATCAGCGAAGCGATGCGCATTGCGGATATTGCCCTACCCACATTCCCCGATGAACAAGCGCTCTTTGGCGACAAGGATGCCGCCGCCTGTGCAGATCGCCTTGCCGCACTCGGCGTGAAAGAGATCGTCGTCAAGGACGGCACCGAACCGGCTCTGGTCGTCTCCGGCGATGAAAGTGTGTCAGTTCCGTCCGTTGTGGCGCAAGCCGTGGACACCACCGGCGCTGGCGACAGCTTCAACGGTGCCTATCTTGCTGCGCGATTGAACGGGCTTGCTCCGGTGGATGCAGCCCGCAAGGCGCATCTGGTTGCAGCGCGTGTCGTCGAGATACGCGGCGCGCTCGCTCCGATGGAAACCGCACGCGCCGCTTTTGCTGATTGATTATTTTTCGCGTGAAAAGCTGAAATGGCTGGTCTGGGCGTAAATCTCGCCCGGACGCAATATTGCCTGCGGGAAATACGGATATTCCAGCGATCCCGGCCATATCTGCGGCTCAAGACAGAAACCCGCGTGTTTTCCGTAAGGCTTGCCCATCAGGCCGATGCAATCATTGGCCATGGTGTTGCCTGCATAGAACTGAACGCCCGGTTCTGTCGTTGAGATATCGAGACGAATACCGGAACGAGCGCCCTTGACCGACGCGCATGGGCGCAATGGTCCCCGCGCTGCGGTCAGGCAGAAATTGCTGTCGTACTGGACCTGACTGCCATTCTCCTCAAAGCGAATCGGACGGAACTCCCGGAAATCGAAAGGCGTTCCTTTGACCGGCAGAACGCGTCCGTCCGGAATGAGAGCATCATCGACCGGCATATAGGCGTCGGCGTCGATCTTGAGCTGATGATCGAGGATATCGCCCTCGCCGCCATCATCGAGATTGAAGTAGCTGTGATGCAGCAGGTTGCAGACGGTCGGCTTGTCGGTCACCGCTTCCAGCCGCACGATGAGCGTCCCATCCCCGGTGAGCATATAGGTGCAGCTGACATTCAGGTTGCCGGGAAACCCCATCTCGCCATCGGTTGCCACCGTCGCAAGCGTCACGAAATCCGGACCGTTTCCGGTTATCTTCCAGACGCGATTGCCGAGCCCCTTGCTGCCGCCGTGCAGGTTGTGGCGGCCCTGAAAATTCGGCTCTACCTCGCAAGTCGTTCCGTCCAGATCAAACCGGGCATTGCGGATACGATTGGCCGAACGACCCGCAATCGCACCCAGATGCGGTGAATGGGCCGGATAATCGGCAAAGTCGCGATAGCCGATCACCAGCGGAGCCGCATGGCCCTCCATGCGCAGATCCTGAATGGCTGCGCCCCAATTGATGATCCTGGCCGTCAGCGGGCCATTGGAGATCGTGAGCCGGTGAACCGCCTGCCCGTCCGGTGCATATCCAAAGATTTCCGAATTCACTTTTGCCCGCCTGTCAATGATGCAGCGATGAGATGCTCATGAAGCCGCATCATCGTGCAGTACGCAAGACACATCGTGATCAAATAATGATTTTGAACCAATCTTGATTGAATGCATGAACAAGTAGTTTTCACACTATTTTCTTCTGAAGAACCAATGATATCCTGAGCTATAAATTACTGTTTTTTATCGATAAATACTAAATTAGAGGCTTTTTCAATGAAATCGAATTTCCAGAAAGTCATGCCTTATATTTTTAGTGAAGAAGGCGGATATGCAGACAATCCCGCTGATCCCGGCGGCGCAACCAATATGGGTATCACCATCGCAACCCTGTCCGCATGGGACGGACATCAGGCATCGCCCGAAGACGTAAAGGAAATGATGCCAGCAACTGCCACGCAAATCTATCAGGTGCAATTCTGGAACAAGATCGACGGAGACAACCTGCCTTCGGGTCTCGACTACGCCCTGTTCGACTTTTCGGTCAATTCAGGTCCCGCACGCGCGGCAAGGATGCTGCAAGGTATTCTGGGCTTGCCCGAAGATGGAATAATTGGAGCCCAGACGGTTGCGGCCGCCAATATGCGATCTACCGACGAGGTCATCAATGCTTTGTGCGATGCACGCGCATCCTGGCTGGAAGGATTGTCTACAGCCTCAACCTTCGGCAAAGGCTGGCTCGCCCGTGTCGAACGGGTACGTTCTCGCGCGCTGGCGCTCGCTGCCAACGCGCCCATCATCCATGCCGCAGGACCGACGAATGATATCTCACCCAAGGCCCGTCAGGGCGATATGGCCGTCACATCTGTTTTGAAGCACCCGGAAGCTTTGGGGACAATGGGGAGCGTGGCATCAGGCCTCGTGGCAATTGCATCGGGGAATGGCCCGGTGCAATACGCACTGGCAATTGTGATGATCGCCTGTGCTGCGGTTGGTCTTTGGTATTTTGTGCGGCGCGTCAGAAACGAACCCTAGCCCAGTTGTAATAACTCAGTTTTGAGAATATTTCCAAAATTAGAGTTTGTCTTTATGTTGCGCTTCGTATGTTGCGCGCCTTATATGCGGTTTTGAAAGCTCGGTGACTATGAAAGTAATATGACTTTCCCTGTCACCGGAAAAACGCTAGACACGCGCAAACAGTCAGATGCGTGCCAACTGTGGCACCGCCATGAATAAAGGAATCGAAACTTGTCCTCTACTTTTGACAAAGTCGCCGACATCATCGCCGAAACCAGTGAAATCGACCGTGACACCATCACGCCAGATAGCCACACCATCGACGATCTGGGCATCGACAGCCTCGACTTCCTCGACATCGTCTTCGCCATCGACAAGGCTTTCGGCATCAAGATTCCGCTTGAGCAGTGGACCCAGGAAGTGAACGAAGGCAAGGTTCCGACCGAAGAATATTTTGTTCTCAAGAACCTCTGCGCAAAAATCGATGAGCTGGTTGCAGCCAAAAAAGGCTGATCCGGCACATAATATGGCGGTATTGAGGGGTGAACAGAAATGTTCGCCCTGATTCCGTTTCTGGTAGCGCGAATTTTTCGCGTGTCAGAGCAGTCTCAGCATCGACGGACAAACGGGACCCATGCAGAACAATAAAGTCGTCATCACAGGTATCGGCATCATCTCCTCGCTCGGCGAAGGGGTCGATGTGCATTGGAACGCTTTCTCGAAGGCTGGCACTGAGCCGCGCCTCGAAAAGGAAGCCTTTGCGCCTTACACTGTTCATCCATTGGGTGAAGTGGACTGGAGCCTGCAGATTCCAAAGCGTGGCGATCAGCGCCAGATGGAAACCTGGCAGCGCCTTGGCACCTATGCCGCAGGGCTTGCTCTGCAGGATGCTGGCATGAAGGACGACGAGGCGCTTTGCGCGACCATGGATATGGTCGTGGGTGCCGGTGGTGGCGAACGCGACATCACCGTCGATATGCAGATTCTGGATGAAGGCCGCACCCGCAACGATCGCGGCGTCATGCTGAATGAGAAACTCTCGACTGAACTTCGCCCGACCCTGTTTCTGGCGCAGCTTTCCAACCTGCTCGCAGGCAATATTTCGATCGTCCACAAGGTGACCGGTTCTTCGCGTACCTTCATGGGCGAAGAAGGTTCCGGCCTTTCG from Brucella anthropi ATCC 49188 includes the following:
- a CDS encoding glycoside hydrolase family 108 protein; the protein is MKSNFQKVMPYIFSEEGGYADNPADPGGATNMGITIATLSAWDGHQASPEDVKEMMPATATQIYQVQFWNKIDGDNLPSGLDYALFDFSVNSGPARAARMLQGILGLPEDGIIGAQTVAAANMRSTDEVINALCDARASWLEGLSTASTFGKGWLARVERVRSRALALAANAPIIHAAGPTNDISPKARQGDMAVTSVLKHPEALGTMGSVASGLVAIASGNGPVQYALAIVMIACAAVGLWYFVRRVRNEP
- a CDS encoding acyl carrier protein, producing MSSTFDKVADIIAETSEIDRDTITPDSHTIDDLGIDSLDFLDIVFAIDKAFGIKIPLEQWTQEVNEGKVPTEEYFVLKNLCAKIDELVAAKKG